ACCGGGCTCAACGACATCATCCTGCTGCCGATCGTCGTCATCGCGATGCTGGTGTGGGACCCGCAGCTCACCGCCCACGGTGGCCAGCAGCAAGGGGTGCTTCGCAGCGTGCTCGGCCTGGTGGTGCTCGGGCCCGCGCTTGGCGTCATGGTTGGCTGGCTCGGGATCACGGCGCTGACGTGGGTGCGGCGCCGCGCGGGAGTGCGCCGCGACTACGAGTCGCTCTACGCGCTCGGCCTGGCATTCGCCGCCTACGCGGCCGCCGAAGCCGTGGGCGGCAGCGGCTTCGTGGCCGCATTCGCGGCGGGCATCGTGATCGACGCGCAGGACTCCGAGCTGTGCGACTGTTTTCTCGAGTACGGTGAGGCGACGGCCGAGATGTTCCTGCTGCTCACGTTCGTGGCGCTCGGCACATCGTTGATCTGGAAGGGTCTTGGCATCTTCGACTGGAACACGGTCCTGTTCGCGGTCTTAGCACTCGCCATGCGCTCCATCGTGCTCTACCCGATGCTGGGCGGCATGGGTCTGCCGCAGCGGGACCGCCGGCTCATCGCGCTTCTCGCCCCGCGTGGGCTGAGCACCCTCCTGCTCGCGCTGCTGCCGGTGTTCGCCGGTATTCCCGGCGCGGAGCTCGTGTTCGTGGTGGCCAGCTTCGTGGTGCTGATCTCTCTGGCGGTCCACGGCGGAGGGATCACGTGGTTCCTGCGGATGAGCGCGCCGCATGCAGCCCCGGCGCCGGCGAGCGCGGCCGCGACCACCGGCGGTCTCGTGCCCGACCGCATCACGCTCGAGGAGCTGGATGCGCTGCGCAAGGCCGGAGAGCTGGTCGTGATCGCCGACTCGCGCAAGGACGATGTCTACTATTCCGACGGGCGCAAGGCCGCGGGCGCGGTGCGCCTCGATCCCTTCGATCCGGTGCTCGACGCACGGACGCATGCGGTGCCAGCCGAGGCGACGATCGCCATCTACTGCGCCTGACTGGACGAAGCCACGAGCGCCCGGGTGGCGCTCGATCTCCGGAAGTCCGGATGGCCAAAGGCTCGCGCATTGGTCGGCGGATGGCAGGCGTGGCTCGAGGCGGGCCGCGCAACCGAGCCGATCCGCGCCGGCGCAGCCTCCTGAGCGACCCCAGAGCCTCAGGCAAATTCCCGATGACCCAGACACCGGATGGCTGATACAAGAGGAGTGATGAGCACCACGCCATCCTCCAGGATCGAAAGTCCCGTCATCGGGCTCTGGGGCGTGCGGTACCAAGTCAAGGACGTCCGCCGCTCGGTCG
This window of the Candidatus Eisenbacteria bacterium genome carries:
- a CDS encoding cation:proton antiporter; the encoded protein is MEHFVTILALMGIVIVVASLLSGALERGAVPVVAVFLALGFALGPSALGLVDIGFGSPELRVLGTLALMLVLFSDGVTLNLKELRPRRSLLLRLLGPGTLVPAAVIGIAAHYLLGLPAPASAILGAALASTDPVLLRNALRSRAMPHDTRIALRLETGLNDIILLPIVVIAMLVWDPQLTAHGGQQQGVLRSVLGLVVLGPALGVMVGWLGITALTWVRRRAGVRRDYESLYALGLAFAAYAAAEAVGGSGFVAAFAAGIVIDAQDSELCDCFLEYGEATAEMFLLLTFVALGTSLIWKGLGIFDWNTVLFAVLALAMRSIVLYPMLGGMGLPQRDRRLIALLAPRGLSTLLLALLPVFAGIPGAELVFVVASFVVLISLAVHGGGITWFLRMSAPHAAPAPASAAATTGGLVPDRITLEELDALRKAGELVVIADSRKDDVYYSDGRKAAGAVRLDPFDPVLDARTHAVPAEATIAIYCA